The following proteins are encoded in a genomic region of Mycolicibacterium rutilum:
- a CDS encoding NUDIX hydrolase, translating to MTENVYRDTSGRKLTDYPRPSVAVDTAVLTLDPDRGLVVLEVRRPKGTGWALPGTFVHEGETLAKAVDRSLRAKANVRGLHPRQLHVFDDPARDDRGWVLSVAHVQVVRRDQLADRFAETTRLMPVDGPGRLPYDHADIIELAVGDVRAHYLEKPDPDGLLGDAFTLRDLRMAHEAIAGQPLQRDTFRRAMEPHLVATGMSAARGRGRPAELFRRRRA from the coding sequence ATGACCGAGAACGTCTACCGAGACACCAGCGGGCGGAAGCTGACCGACTACCCGCGACCCTCGGTTGCCGTCGACACCGCCGTTCTCACGCTCGACCCGGATCGCGGACTGGTCGTGCTCGAAGTACGCCGTCCGAAAGGGACCGGCTGGGCGCTGCCGGGCACCTTCGTCCACGAAGGGGAGACACTCGCCAAAGCCGTCGACCGGTCACTGCGGGCCAAGGCCAATGTGCGCGGTCTGCACCCGCGCCAACTCCATGTCTTCGACGACCCCGCGCGCGACGACCGCGGGTGGGTCCTGTCGGTCGCCCACGTGCAGGTGGTCCGGCGGGACCAACTGGCGGACCGGTTCGCCGAGACCACCAGGCTCATGCCGGTCGACGGACCCGGGCGGCTCCCGTATGACCACGCCGACATCATCGAACTGGCCGTCGGCGATGTTCGTGCGCACTATCTCGAGAAGCCGGATCCGGACGGACTCCTCGGCGACGCGTTCACCCTCCGGGACCTACGTATGGCCCACGAGGCGATCGCGGGACAGCCGCTGCAACGCGACACCTTCCGGCGCGCGATGGAGCCGCACCTCGTCGCCACTGGCATGAGTGCCGCCCGCGGCAGGGGTCGTCCCGCGGAGCTGTTCCGACGACGACGCGCGTAA
- a CDS encoding PDDEXK family nuclease, with protein MKQDIASFSELNIRERTDLQRLLRAQPDALGEDLMVVAEEFGDWEDSRRRIDLLAIDRQRRLVVIELKRTEDGGHMDLQALRYAAMISAMTFDEVVAAYSRHRNGSTASMASISAVFALRRMSWTARCTSTSTR; from the coding sequence GTGAAACAGGACATCGCGAGCTTTTCGGAACTGAATATCCGAGAGCGGACCGACTTGCAGCGCCTGCTCCGTGCCCAACCCGACGCACTTGGTGAAGACCTAATGGTCGTGGCCGAAGAGTTCGGTGATTGGGAAGACTCTCGGCGCCGGATCGACTTGTTGGCGATCGACCGGCAACGGAGGCTCGTGGTGATTGAGCTCAAGCGTACCGAAGATGGGGGTCACATGGACCTCCAAGCATTGCGGTACGCGGCGATGATCTCGGCGATGACATTCGACGAGGTAGTCGCGGCGTATTCACGTCACCGCAACGGCTCAACGGCTTCGATGGCCTCGATATCCGCTGTATTCGCCTTGCGCCGTATGAGCTGGACGGCAAGGTGTACATCGACGTCAACCAGGTGA
- a CDS encoding EspA/EspE family type VII secretion system effector — MTPLDGFLATWSRARATFGTGIPRGGEWLDGDRLSQLQTAVDAAHPGSYWTGAAATAYGERNARQAQRIGRVAVLDRELGSCVTESALTVSVGRQSLEAVRDWVLATARAVPPGSHREQFLAPIVLQGLTQLRQAVTSSSSELDVIASRIRLLADEYADLRTEEERQGQNEDDETSSIQSVDLKQGPGGVGDRRFNEIEAFHTVFGRLPVSAADWTTAAVLDPHSYDPAAAGVAPEVVLARIDPVAGQGVVRVGQWIEQRDVISGPWRRDFGNTRGADPQFDPANTKVTAYIDYENGLVVMRQNPSVELTPDGGPGDVRVGVPEAAVQQLPDGSVRIQYDAGNPFAPDIATNPPWPLQDNPWTVNGDLVVTPTADGVRVDGTRTDYPSMEVYQDLPDGTTRTVLIDPATAGNSTGPMINLPQHHDIGAGGSAFAPFDQGSWNPKYDIRVPLPWTELGPAAAPPRGPTIQSPGVVHF, encoded by the coding sequence GTGACTCCGCTCGACGGTTTCCTGGCGACGTGGTCGCGAGCGCGAGCCACCTTCGGGACGGGCATCCCTCGAGGTGGTGAGTGGCTCGACGGTGACCGACTGAGCCAGTTGCAAACCGCCGTTGATGCCGCCCACCCCGGCAGCTACTGGACGGGCGCAGCGGCCACGGCTTATGGCGAGAGGAACGCTCGCCAAGCCCAGAGGATCGGGCGGGTCGCGGTCTTGGACCGAGAGCTCGGCTCCTGCGTGACCGAGTCAGCGCTGACGGTGTCAGTGGGCCGGCAGAGTCTGGAAGCGGTCAGAGACTGGGTATTGGCCACAGCGCGAGCCGTGCCGCCCGGCAGCCATCGTGAACAGTTTCTGGCGCCGATCGTGCTGCAGGGTCTGACACAACTTCGCCAGGCCGTCACGAGCTCAAGTAGTGAGCTCGACGTGATCGCCTCCAGGATCCGGCTGCTGGCCGACGAGTACGCCGACCTGCGAACCGAGGAGGAACGTCAAGGGCAGAACGAGGACGACGAAACCTCGAGCATTCAATCCGTCGACCTCAAACAGGGACCGGGCGGCGTGGGTGACCGGCGCTTCAATGAGATCGAGGCGTTCCACACGGTCTTCGGGCGATTGCCGGTCTCTGCGGCGGATTGGACAACGGCGGCTGTTCTCGATCCGCATAGTTATGACCCGGCTGCAGCGGGTGTTGCGCCGGAGGTCGTGCTCGCGCGGATTGATCCGGTTGCGGGTCAGGGAGTCGTCCGTGTGGGCCAATGGATCGAACAACGTGATGTCATCAGCGGTCCATGGAGGCGGGACTTCGGCAACACCAGAGGCGCCGATCCGCAATTCGACCCGGCCAACACGAAGGTGACCGCGTATATCGACTACGAGAATGGATTGGTGGTGATGCGCCAAAACCCTTCGGTCGAGCTGACGCCGGACGGTGGTCCGGGCGACGTCAGAGTGGGCGTACCGGAGGCGGCGGTTCAGCAACTGCCCGACGGCTCGGTCCGCATCCAGTACGACGCCGGCAATCCGTTCGCGCCCGACATCGCAACAAATCCGCCGTGGCCACTGCAAGACAACCCGTGGACAGTCAACGGTGATCTGGTGGTCACGCCTACGGCCGACGGCGTGCGTGTCGACGGGACCCGCACCGACTACCCCTCGATGGAGGTGTATCAAGACCTCCCCGACGGGACGACTCGGACGGTACTGATCGATCCGGCCACAGCAGGGAACTCAACGGGGCCGATGATCAATCTGCCGCAGCATCATGACATCGGCGCGGGCGGATCCGCCTTCGCGCCTTTTGATCAAGGTTCCTGGAATCCGAAGTACGACATCCGAGTTCCGCTTCCGTGGACGGAGCTCGGTCCGGCCGCGGCCCCGCCACGTGGTCCGACGATCCAGTCCCCCGGCGTGGTGCATTTCTGA
- a CDS encoding PDDEXK family nuclease, which translates to MAAKLTREVQIDRLVEKTRRRVDQSPPSARLLKHMPSSKLSVLVREAGYERASRRLLDELSDRFHAEGIDFSPELLDADNTPDTRIYFFDMKRPVEGLRPARQLFHEEAQLARFLWVNKHFLGQAVRNLRLTDREKTLAPGSRPDLVAIDTKTRELVAIELKAGHPDQGIVAQAARYMTVLKDQAEAEGLRGARLMIITGQPDEQLADLVRVQAERLGIKCEWFLYSVRFELSRHS; encoded by the coding sequence GTGGCTGCCAAGTTGACGAGGGAAGTTCAGATCGATCGTCTTGTCGAGAAGACGCGACGACGGGTGGACCAGAGCCCGCCATCGGCACGCCTGCTCAAGCACATGCCGAGCAGCAAATTGAGTGTGCTTGTTCGAGAAGCCGGCTATGAGCGGGCCTCCCGTAGACTTCTCGATGAGCTCAGCGATCGCTTCCATGCTGAGGGCATCGATTTCAGTCCCGAACTTCTCGACGCCGATAACACCCCAGATACGCGCATCTACTTCTTCGATATGAAGCGACCGGTCGAAGGCTTGCGCCCAGCCCGCCAACTCTTCCATGAAGAAGCGCAGCTTGCGCGTTTCCTATGGGTGAACAAGCACTTCCTGGGTCAGGCGGTGCGGAACCTGAGGCTTACGGATCGTGAGAAGACGTTGGCTCCTGGCTCGCGTCCTGACCTCGTTGCGATCGACACCAAGACCAGAGAGCTTGTCGCGATTGAACTGAAGGCGGGTCACCCGGACCAGGGCATTGTCGCGCAGGCGGCTAGGTACATGACGGTGCTCAAGGATCAAGCGGAGGCAGAAGGATTGCGCGGGGCCCGTCTGATGATCATCACGGGCCAGCCCGACGAACAGCTAGCCGACCTCGTGCGCGTGCAGGCCGAGAGATTGGGCATCAAGTGCGAATGGTTCCTCTACAGCGTGCGCTTTGAGTTGAGCCGGCACTCGTAG
- a CDS encoding class I SAM-dependent methyltransferase has protein sequence MSEQDRVRWEQRYRSRETPPSTAVGLPALFTPFEDMFPTHGRALDLACGPGLVSAWLARRGMDVWGIDISPTAIGQANDLATRSGVSDRCRFDVVDLDLGLPAGPPVDLLVCHRFRDARLDQPIIERVTPGGLLAISALSVVGAGPGRFRVAPGELTTAFVQLEVIAAGEGDGEAWLLARKRA, from the coding sequence GTGAGCGAGCAGGACCGCGTTCGCTGGGAACAGCGGTACAGGAGTCGAGAGACGCCCCCCTCGACCGCGGTCGGTCTCCCCGCCCTATTCACGCCGTTCGAGGACATGTTCCCCACGCATGGCCGAGCACTTGATTTGGCGTGCGGGCCGGGACTAGTGAGCGCGTGGCTCGCGCGTCGCGGCATGGATGTCTGGGGGATCGACATCTCTCCGACAGCCATCGGTCAGGCGAATGACCTCGCCACGCGGAGCGGCGTCAGCGATCGGTGCCGGTTCGACGTCGTCGATCTCGATCTCGGCTTGCCGGCGGGACCGCCTGTCGACCTCCTTGTCTGCCACCGATTCCGCGACGCTCGGCTCGACCAACCGATCATCGAGCGAGTGACACCCGGTGGGCTCTTAGCGATTTCAGCTCTGAGCGTCGTCGGCGCCGGCCCGGGGCGCTTCCGCGTCGCACCTGGCGAATTGACCACGGCATTCGTTCAGCTCGAAGTCATCGCCGCCGGTGAGGGCGACGGCGAAGCATGGCTCCTGGCCAGAAAACGCGCATAA
- a CDS encoding Mu transposase domain-containing protein → MLTWEDDLEVHALRRRGWSISAIARHTGFDRKTVRKYLAGGGEPGVRARSGPDPFDPFVDYVTARLTEDPHLWARTLFDELEQLGFGLSYQSLTRNIRARDLRPVCEACRTATQRPNAVIPHAPGEETQWDWLELPDPPASWGWGKTAHLLVGSLAHSGKWRAALAPSEGQPHLVACLDRVTRGLGGVTRVWRFDRMATVCDPGSGRVTASFAGVAKHYGVSVAVCPARRGNRKGVVEKVNHTAAQRWWRTLADEATVEQAQVSLDRFAAVRGDTRLRATADGRSSVAVVAKTEPLAPAPASPYPVIVSETRTASRQALVSYRGNRYSVPPELAAAQVVVSHPVGGQFCDIATTGGIVIARHRMAADGLGVMVRDSGHVIALDTAAMATATTGRPHRRKERIPPGPAAKAAAAQLLRLDAETIQTSTPSTNSTVIDLSAYERAAQNRTIQ, encoded by the coding sequence ATGCTCACATGGGAGGACGATTTGGAAGTACATGCCCTACGCCGTCGTGGCTGGTCGATCTCAGCGATCGCCCGCCACACTGGTTTCGACCGCAAGACGGTCCGCAAGTATCTGGCCGGTGGCGGCGAACCGGGGGTCCGTGCCCGCAGCGGTCCGGACCCGTTCGATCCGTTCGTCGACTACGTCACCGCCCGGTTGACCGAGGACCCGCACCTGTGGGCGCGCACCCTGTTCGACGAGCTCGAGCAGCTGGGGTTCGGCCTGTCGTATCAGAGCCTGACGCGCAACATCCGGGCCCGGGATCTGCGTCCGGTGTGCGAGGCGTGCCGCACGGCCACACAGCGCCCGAACGCGGTGATCCCGCACGCCCCGGGTGAGGAAACCCAATGGGACTGGCTGGAATTGCCCGATCCGCCGGCATCCTGGGGGTGGGGCAAGACCGCGCATCTGCTGGTGGGCTCGCTAGCGCATTCGGGCAAGTGGCGCGCCGCCCTGGCGCCCTCGGAAGGCCAGCCGCACCTGGTCGCCTGCCTGGACCGGGTGACCCGAGGCCTGGGCGGGGTCACGCGGGTGTGGCGTTTTGACCGGATGGCCACGGTGTGTGATCCCGGCTCGGGTCGGGTGACCGCGTCGTTCGCCGGGGTGGCCAAGCACTACGGCGTCTCAGTGGCGGTCTGCCCGGCTCGGCGGGGCAACCGTAAGGGTGTGGTGGAGAAGGTCAATCACACTGCGGCGCAGCGCTGGTGGCGGACGCTGGCCGACGAGGCCACCGTGGAGCAGGCTCAGGTGAGCCTGGATCGCTTCGCCGCGGTGCGCGGCGACACCCGGCTGCGGGCCACCGCCGACGGCCGGTCCTCGGTCGCTGTGGTGGCCAAGACCGAGCCGTTGGCACCTGCGCCGGCGTCGCCGTATCCGGTGATCGTGTCGGAGACTCGCACAGCGTCGCGGCAGGCGTTGGTGTCCTATCGCGGTAACCGTTATTCGGTGCCCCCGGAACTGGCGGCGGCTCAGGTCGTGGTCAGCCATCCTGTCGGTGGCCAGTTCTGCGACATCGCCACCACTGGCGGGATCGTGATCGCCCGCCACCGGATGGCCGCCGACGGGCTCGGGGTGATGGTGCGCGACAGCGGCCATGTCATCGCCCTCGATACCGCCGCGATGGCCACCGCCACCACCGGACGCCCACACCGCCGCAAAGAACGCATCCCACCCGGCCCAGCCGCCAAAGCCGCTGCCGCACAACTACTGCGGCTCGATGCCGAAACAATCCAAACATCAACTCCATCAACCAATTCCACCGTCATCGACCTGTCCGCCTACGAGCGGGCCGCCCAGAACAGGACCATCCAATGA
- a CDS encoding metallophosphoesterase produces the protein MNVSSTPGYDVIGDVHGCAIQLEALLNKLGYQVGESGYYKHPRRQAIFVGDLIDRGDEQLRVLQIVKSMVDAGNARIVMGNHEFNALAYHTEWPSASGKFLRPHDDPDNPWSTKNTKQHAAFLEQVQGDDRCVYLEWFSTLPLWLDLGGLRVVHACWHDDSIKLVESRCGSSAPFTELSHLVAASTEGNPLYEAVETLLKGPEISLVAHGQPEYHDKDGIARDQARVRWWNSEARTLRDIAEMGGRFTTYTGELYPPLPELELARVDRSYVYTAETPVFYGHYWRQGPPKRHHDWTNYTACVDFSAVKGGKLTAYRWSGEKNVNAENYVAAD, from the coding sequence GTGAACGTCTCCTCGACACCCGGGTACGACGTCATCGGTGACGTGCACGGCTGCGCGATCCAACTCGAAGCATTGCTGAACAAGCTCGGGTATCAGGTCGGAGAGTCGGGGTATTACAAACATCCGCGTCGACAGGCCATCTTCGTGGGCGATCTCATCGACCGCGGGGACGAACAGCTCCGCGTCCTCCAAATCGTTAAGTCGATGGTCGACGCAGGCAACGCCCGGATCGTAATGGGCAACCACGAATTCAACGCGCTGGCTTACCACACGGAGTGGCCCTCCGCTAGCGGCAAGTTTCTTCGTCCCCACGATGATCCTGACAACCCATGGTCAACGAAGAACACCAAACAACACGCTGCCTTCCTTGAGCAGGTCCAAGGCGATGATCGGTGTGTGTACCTGGAGTGGTTCTCGACCCTCCCTCTGTGGCTCGATCTCGGTGGGCTACGCGTCGTGCACGCGTGCTGGCACGACGATTCGATCAAACTCGTGGAAAGTCGGTGCGGGTCGAGCGCCCCGTTCACTGAGTTGTCTCATCTTGTCGCGGCGAGCACCGAAGGGAATCCGCTCTACGAGGCTGTCGAGACGCTGCTGAAGGGCCCCGAAATCAGCCTTGTCGCCCATGGACAACCGGAGTACCACGACAAGGACGGCATCGCGCGCGACCAGGCGCGGGTGCGATGGTGGAACAGCGAGGCCCGTACACTTCGCGACATCGCCGAAATGGGTGGTCGTTTCACCACTTACACCGGTGAACTGTATCCGCCCTTACCCGAACTAGAACTCGCCAGGGTGGACCGGTCGTACGTCTACACCGCCGAGACCCCCGTCTTCTACGGGCACTACTGGCGACAGGGCCCACCCAAGCGCCACCACGACTGGACCAACTACACGGCGTGCGTGGACTTCAGTGCTGTGAAGGGCGGGAAGTTGACCGCCTACCGCTGGTCCGGGGAAAAGAACGTCAACGCTGAGAACTACGTGGCCGCCGACTGA
- a CDS encoding ADP-ribosylglycohydrolase family protein codes for MTSYNDRVEGVLLGTAAGDALGAPYEFQPPRGPELEVAMVGGGPWQRGEWTDDTSMAIAIAEVAATGADLRHETAQDAIVSRWLDWSHTAKDVGLQTRSVLQSASRGGQITAADARAASESLHRQTGRTAGNGSLMRTAPMALAYLDDEDAMVEAARAVSELTHYDDDAGDACVLWCCAIRHAVLTSELDVRIGSQHIDADRRDLWAARLDAAESAAPASFPNNGWVVAAMQAAWSAIATTPVPADEPGAGSFRADHLRLALDAAVRAGYDTDTVAAIAGGLLGAAYGASAIPSAWRRVLHGWPNITAHDLVALGSAIERGGKPDLFDYSYPGSAIDTCARHPYDEGVVLGGIGVLRDLPPDVDAVVSLCRVSDDDMRRDMPHVEIRLIDRTSHDENPHLDFVLLDAVRSIEELRGEGRTVLVHCVAAYSRTPTIGALYGARLRGVGVDEAVRDVTAVLPDAYPNRAFREALRRVRP; via the coding sequence ATGACGTCGTACAACGATCGTGTAGAAGGTGTGCTGCTGGGCACCGCTGCGGGGGATGCACTGGGTGCGCCGTACGAGTTTCAGCCGCCACGCGGACCGGAGCTCGAGGTGGCGATGGTCGGTGGTGGTCCATGGCAGCGGGGTGAGTGGACCGATGACACATCGATGGCAATCGCAATCGCCGAGGTCGCGGCGACCGGCGCGGACCTACGGCACGAAACGGCGCAGGACGCGATCGTCAGCCGGTGGCTCGACTGGTCGCACACAGCCAAAGATGTTGGCTTACAGACGCGTTCCGTCTTGCAGTCTGCATCGCGCGGCGGACAGATCACTGCCGCCGATGCACGCGCCGCGTCCGAGTCGCTGCACCGGCAGACCGGCCGCACGGCGGGCAACGGCTCGCTGATGCGCACCGCCCCGATGGCACTGGCCTATCTCGATGACGAGGACGCAATGGTGGAGGCTGCGCGTGCTGTCAGCGAGCTGACCCATTACGACGACGACGCCGGCGACGCCTGCGTGCTGTGGTGCTGCGCGATACGGCATGCGGTGCTCACCAGTGAGCTCGATGTGCGAATCGGGTCGCAGCACATCGACGCCGACCGTCGTGATCTCTGGGCCGCACGTCTGGACGCCGCCGAGTCCGCCGCGCCCGCGTCGTTCCCCAACAACGGTTGGGTGGTCGCCGCGATGCAGGCGGCGTGGTCGGCTATTGCGACGACGCCGGTGCCCGCGGACGAGCCCGGAGCCGGATCGTTCCGCGCGGACCATCTACGGCTGGCGCTGGACGCCGCGGTCCGCGCTGGGTATGACACCGACACGGTGGCGGCGATCGCCGGCGGCCTGCTGGGCGCGGCGTATGGAGCGTCGGCGATCCCGAGCGCATGGCGCCGGGTGTTGCACGGCTGGCCGAACATCACCGCCCATGACCTGGTAGCACTGGGGTCGGCGATCGAGCGCGGAGGGAAGCCCGATCTGTTCGACTACTCCTACCCCGGTTCGGCGATCGACACCTGCGCACGCCACCCCTACGACGAAGGCGTCGTGCTGGGCGGCATCGGCGTGCTGCGGGATCTGCCGCCAGATGTCGATGCGGTGGTGTCGCTGTGCCGGGTGAGCGACGACGACATGCGCCGGGACATGCCGCACGTCGAGATTCGGTTGATCGACCGGACGAGCCATGACGAGAACCCGCACCTGGACTTCGTACTCCTGGACGCAGTGCGTTCGATCGAAGAGCTGCGCGGTGAGGGACGCACGGTGCTGGTGCATTGCGTCGCCGCGTACAGCCGCACACCGACCATCGGCGCGCTGTACGGCGCGCGGCTCCGGGGTGTGGGAGTGGACGAGGCGGTGCGAGACGTCACGGCGGTGCTGCCGGATGCTTATCCGAACCGGGCATTCCGGGAGGCATTGCGGCGCGTCAGGCCCTAG
- a CDS encoding NERD domain-containing protein: MSMTPDEHPRLNASERSTYRALIDQLEPNDLVVPGQRVTDHLKDHEVDFVVAIEGAGIVCIEVKGGEVWHDGEGWRQIRGGRQHTIEPVRQAREACYALRDFIEKDPRWTQNRLRWDHVVVLPNTELPADFGLPDCPRWKVIDRTDLPKLVAKLREVLVKQELDRPLLSRDGIDQLSTALSGRGLPQRDVVARALANEDAADALTEHQAVILDAIRLLNRVEVRGGAGSGKTFLAMEQARRLAQRGQRVALVCYSHGLASYLERIAATWPRRQQPAYVGEFHALGVQWGAPEGPDEALRTDETVQFWEHDLPLQMAELAAQLEPGHRFDSIVVDEAQDFADAWWDPLLAALKDPVEGGLYVFTDEGQRVFDRHGAPPVPLVPLILDHNVRNTRQIANAFQPLVDHPMRFLGGEGPAVTFVACKREDALEVGDDQIDALLEDGWRPEDVALLTTGSRHPEQAERQKDGHKAYWDTFWDTDQVFYGHVLGFKGLERRCVVLVVNETSMFERSRERLYVGLSRARDQLVVCGEPEFIREVGGPDLARRLNVPQD, translated from the coding sequence ATGAGCATGACGCCCGACGAGCACCCGCGCCTCAACGCCTCCGAGCGCAGTACCTACCGGGCGCTGATCGACCAGCTCGAGCCCAACGACCTTGTCGTGCCGGGACAGCGGGTCACCGACCACCTCAAGGACCACGAGGTCGACTTCGTCGTCGCCATCGAGGGCGCAGGCATCGTCTGCATCGAGGTCAAGGGCGGTGAGGTCTGGCACGACGGCGAGGGTTGGCGCCAGATCCGCGGCGGCCGCCAGCACACGATCGAGCCGGTCCGCCAAGCCCGCGAAGCCTGCTATGCCCTGCGCGATTTCATCGAGAAAGACCCGCGCTGGACCCAGAATCGGCTGCGCTGGGACCACGTCGTCGTGCTGCCGAACACCGAGCTACCCGCCGACTTCGGGCTACCAGACTGTCCGCGGTGGAAGGTGATCGACCGCACCGACCTGCCCAAGCTCGTCGCCAAGCTGCGCGAGGTCCTCGTCAAGCAGGAGCTGGACCGGCCGCTGCTGAGCAGGGACGGCATCGACCAACTCAGCACCGCGCTGTCCGGGCGCGGGCTGCCGCAGCGCGACGTCGTCGCCCGCGCCCTGGCCAACGAGGACGCCGCCGACGCGCTCACCGAACACCAAGCCGTCATCCTCGACGCCATCCGGCTCCTCAACCGCGTCGAGGTCCGCGGCGGCGCCGGCAGCGGCAAGACCTTCCTGGCGATGGAGCAGGCCCGCCGGCTGGCCCAGCGCGGACAACGCGTCGCGCTCGTCTGCTACTCCCACGGGCTCGCGTCCTACCTCGAGCGCATCGCCGCTACCTGGCCCCGCCGCCAGCAACCGGCCTACGTCGGGGAGTTCCACGCGCTCGGGGTGCAGTGGGGTGCGCCCGAAGGGCCCGACGAAGCACTGCGCACCGACGAGACGGTCCAGTTCTGGGAACATGACCTGCCGCTCCAAATGGCCGAATTAGCAGCGCAACTCGAACCCGGGCACCGGTTCGACTCGATCGTCGTCGACGAAGCCCAGGACTTCGCCGATGCCTGGTGGGATCCGCTTCTCGCCGCCCTGAAGGATCCGGTCGAGGGCGGCCTGTACGTGTTCACCGACGAAGGCCAGCGAGTCTTCGACCGCCACGGCGCGCCGCCGGTCCCGCTGGTCCCGCTGATCCTCGACCACAACGTGCGCAACACCCGCCAGATCGCGAACGCCTTCCAGCCACTCGTCGACCACCCGATGCGGTTCCTCGGCGGCGAGGGGCCAGCGGTGACGTTCGTCGCGTGCAAGCGCGAGGATGCGCTCGAGGTCGGCGACGATCAGATCGATGCCCTGCTCGAAGACGGTTGGCGACCAGAAGATGTCGCGCTACTGACCACCGGCAGCCGCCACCCCGAACAGGCCGAGCGGCAGAAGGACGGCCACAAGGCCTACTGGGACACCTTCTGGGACACCGACCAGGTGTTCTACGGCCACGTACTCGGGTTCAAGGGCCTCGAACGGCGCTGCGTCGTGCTCGTCGTCAACGAGACAAGCATGTTCGAGCGCTCCCGCGAACGCCTCTACGTCGGATTGTCCCGCGCCCGTGACCAATTGGTCGTCTGTGGGGAACCGGAGTTCATCCGCGAGGTGGGTGGTCCGGACCTGGCGCGCCGGCTCAACGTCCCGCAGGACTAA
- the istB gene encoding IS21-like element helper ATPase IstB: protein MTPTPRTPKTTRAAAEEAPSAAASRYQQLRSHLAELKLAAAAEALPAVLDQASAEGLSLTVALERLLAVEVEASTARRLAGRLRFACLPTPATLVDFDVDAAAGIDRKLIDELGTCRYLESATNILLIGPPGTGKTHLSVGLARAAAHAGYRTYFTTAADLAARCHRAAIEGRWATTMRFYAGPTLLVIDELGYLPLPAEAASALFQVVSQRYLKTSIVITTNRGVGAWGDILGDTTVAAAMLDRLLHRSVVINLDGESYRLRDHQAAAETLRRTTTGNRQQLH, encoded by the coding sequence ATGACCCCCACCCCACGCACCCCGAAGACCACTAGGGCCGCCGCCGAGGAGGCGCCGTCGGCAGCCGCGAGCCGCTATCAACAGCTGCGCTCGCATCTGGCCGAGCTCAAACTGGCTGCCGCCGCCGAAGCCTTGCCCGCCGTCTTGGACCAGGCCAGCGCCGAAGGACTCTCGCTCACCGTCGCCTTGGAGCGGCTGCTGGCCGTCGAAGTCGAGGCCAGCACCGCGCGCCGCCTAGCGGGCCGGTTGCGGTTCGCTTGCCTGCCCACCCCGGCCACCCTCGTAGATTTCGATGTCGATGCCGCCGCCGGGATCGACCGCAAGCTCATCGATGAGTTGGGCACGTGTCGCTACCTCGAATCGGCGACCAACATCTTGCTCATCGGCCCACCGGGCACCGGCAAGACACACCTCAGCGTCGGCCTCGCCAGAGCTGCCGCGCACGCCGGCTACCGGACCTACTTCACCACCGCCGCGGATCTGGCCGCCCGCTGTCACCGCGCCGCCATCGAAGGACGCTGGGCCACCACCATGCGCTTCTACGCCGGACCGACGCTGCTGGTGATCGACGAACTGGGCTACCTGCCGTTGCCCGCCGAGGCCGCATCGGCGCTGTTTCAGGTTGTCTCCCAACGATATTTGAAGACCAGCATCGTCATCACCACCAACCGCGGGGTGGGTGCTTGGGGCGACATCCTCGGCGACACCACCGTCGCCGCCGCCATGCTCGACCGCCTGCTGCACCGCTCCGTGGTAATCAACCTCGACGGCGAGTCCTACCGCCTACGCGACCACCAAGCGGCCGCCGAAACGCTACGCCGAACCACCACCGGCAACCGCCAACAACTACACTGA